A region of Candidatus Defluviilinea gracilis DNA encodes the following proteins:
- a CDS encoding gamma-aminobutyraldehyde dehydrogenase, producing the protein MNYKLWIDGKWEDSKGGKMMSIEDPATGKNIAEVVDASREDVDRAVQAAKTAFYDGRWSKKTPSERSKIIWKLADLMEANAEKLAKVESENTGKPYEFVSLGGDIPFAVDNLRFFASAARDTHGSHAGEFMTGYTSIYRREPVGVVGQIAPWNYPVMMAAWKIGPALAAGCTIVLKPAPGTPLTSLMLGEIIKEAGIPDGVVNIISGGNDAGQAIVEHPDVRMVSLTGSTGTGKKIMKTAADTLKRVHLELGGKAPFIVFDDSDPELVAAKASMAATLNTGQDCTAATRLYVERGKSKVMQEAVVEAMKNVKVGLPFEDGVQMGPLISKVQRERVSGFVDRAKSAGAKILTGGGVPKGFDNGYYYEPTVIANVQQDSEIVQQEVFGPVVTVQEFSDEADALSKGNDVLYGLAASIFTRDIGRAMRLSSQLEFGTVWVNDHLPLTSETPHGGFKQSGFGKDLSAEAIGDYQITKHVMVAQS; encoded by the coding sequence ATGAACTACAAACTTTGGATTGACGGCAAGTGGGAGGATTCCAAGGGTGGGAAGATGATGTCGATTGAAGACCCTGCGACGGGGAAGAATATCGCAGAGGTGGTGGACGCCAGCCGCGAGGATGTGGATCGCGCGGTGCAAGCCGCGAAGACCGCGTTCTATGATGGTCGCTGGTCGAAGAAGACTCCGAGTGAGCGTTCAAAAATTATTTGGAAACTCGCCGACTTGATGGAAGCCAACGCGGAAAAATTGGCGAAGGTCGAATCGGAGAACACGGGCAAGCCGTACGAGTTCGTGAGTCTCGGCGGCGATATTCCGTTTGCAGTAGATAATCTCCGCTTCTTCGCAAGCGCGGCGCGTGATACGCACGGCTCGCACGCGGGCGAATTCATGACGGGCTACACGTCCATTTATCGGCGCGAACCTGTCGGCGTGGTCGGGCAGATCGCGCCGTGGAATTATCCCGTGATGATGGCGGCGTGGAAGATCGGTCCCGCGCTCGCGGCGGGATGCACCATCGTGTTGAAGCCCGCGCCTGGCACGCCTCTCACGTCGTTGATGCTCGGTGAAATTATCAAAGAGGCGGGCATCCCCGATGGCGTCGTCAACATCATCTCTGGCGGCAACGACGCGGGTCAAGCCATCGTCGAGCATCCCGATGTGCGCATGGTGAGTCTCACTGGCTCCACTGGCACGGGCAAGAAAATTATGAAGACCGCGGCGGATACATTAAAGCGCGTGCATCTCGAACTTGGCGGCAAGGCTCCGTTCATCGTGTTCGATGATTCCGATCCCGAACTTGTCGCGGCGAAGGCTTCGATGGCGGCGACGCTCAACACGGGGCAGGATTGCACAGCGGCGACCAGACTCTACGTCGAGCGAGGCAAGTCGAAGGTCATGCAAGAAGCGGTTGTCGAGGCGATGAAGAATGTCAAAGTGGGGCTTCCGTTTGAAGATGGAGTCCAGATGGGTCCGTTGATCTCCAAAGTCCAGCGCGAGCGCGTGTCTGGATTCGTGGATCGCGCGAAATCCGCTGGCGCGAAAATTCTCACGGGCGGCGGCGTGCCGAAGGGATTTGATAACGGCTATTACTACGAGCCGACGGTGATCGCAAACGTGCAACAGGATTCTGAAATCGTGCAACAGGAAGTGTTCGGACCCGTTGTGACCGTGCAGGAATTTTCGGATGAAGCAGATGCGCTGAGCAAGGGCAACGATGTGTTGTATGGACTCGCCGCCTCGATCTTCACCCGCGACATCGGACGCGCGATGCGCCTCTCTTCGCAACTGGAATTTGGTACAGTTTGGGTCAACGATCATCTCCCCTTGACCTCCGAAACCCCGCACGGCGGATTCAAGCAATCGGGCTTCGGCAAGGATTTGTCTGCGGAAGCGATCGGCGATTATCAGATCACGAAACATGTGATGGTGGCGCAGAGTTAA
- a CDS encoding gamma-aminobutyraldehyde dehydrogenase, translating to MDYKLWIDGKWVDSQGGEKMQIENPATGERIAEVQGASRADVDKAVQAAKSAFYDGRWSRKTPSDRSKAIWKLADLLEANSEEFARVESENTGKPYKFLSLASDVPFTVDNLRFFATAARDTHGSHAGEFMAGYTSIYRREPVGVIGQITPWNYPLNMAGWKIGPALAAGCTIVLKPAPGTPLTTLMLAELIKEAGIPDGVVNIIAGGNDAGQALTEHPDVRMICVTGSSGTGKKVMKTAADTLKRVHLELGGKAPFIVFDDSDPELVAAKASFAATANTGQDCTAATRIYVEKGRAKDMREAVVEAMRNTKVGLPFDDGVVMGPLISGIQRERVSGFVDRAKSQGAKILTGGGVPKDLQKGYYYEPTVISDVQQDWEIVQSEVFGPVITVQEFDNEEQALHFGNDVLYGLAASVFTKDVGRAMRLTSQLEFGTVWVNDHLPITSETPHGGFKQSGFGKDLSAEAVGDYQITKHVMVAQG from the coding sequence ATGGACTATAAACTTTGGATCGACGGCAAGTGGGTGGATTCGCAAGGCGGCGAGAAGATGCAGATCGAGAATCCTGCCACGGGCGAAAGAATCGCGGAGGTGCAGGGCGCGTCGCGGGCGGATGTGGACAAGGCTGTGCAAGCCGCGAAGTCCGCGTTTTATGATGGGCGTTGGTCGCGCAAGACGCCGAGCGACCGCTCGAAGGCGATCTGGAAACTGGCGGACTTGCTCGAAGCCAATTCGGAGGAATTTGCGCGCGTCGAAAGTGAGAACACGGGCAAGCCGTATAAATTTTTGAGTCTTGCAAGCGACGTTCCGTTTACTGTTGACAACCTGAGATTTTTCGCCACCGCCGCGCGCGATACGCATGGATCGCACGCGGGCGAGTTCATGGCGGGATACACGTCCATCTATCGGCGCGAGCCTGTGGGAGTCATCGGGCAGATCACGCCGTGGAATTATCCGTTGAACATGGCGGGCTGGAAGATCGGTCCCGCGCTCGCGGCGGGTTGCACGATCGTGTTGAAGCCCGCGCCTGGGACTCCGCTCACCACGTTGATGCTTGCTGAATTAATAAAAGAAGCGGGGATTCCCGACGGCGTGGTCAACATCATCGCTGGCGGCAACGACGCGGGTCAGGCGTTGACAGAGCATCCCGACGTGCGCATGATCTGCGTGACGGGTTCGTCAGGCACAGGCAAAAAAGTGATGAAGACCGCGGCGGATACGTTGAAGCGCGTCCATCTTGAACTGGGAGGCAAAGCGCCGTTCATCGTGTTCGACGATTCGGATCCCGAACTCGTCGCGGCGAAAGCGTCCTTTGCTGCGACGGCGAATACAGGGCAAGATTGCACCGCCGCGACGCGTATCTACGTGGAAAAAGGTCGCGCCAAAGATATGCGCGAAGCGGTTGTCGAAGCGATGAGGAATACAAAAGTCGGTCTGCCGTTTGACGATGGCGTGGTGATGGGTCCGTTGATCTCTGGCATTCAACGCGAGCGCGTGAGTGGATTTGTTGATCGTGCAAAATCACAAGGAGCAAAAATCCTCACAGGCGGCGGCGTGCCGAAAGATTTGCAAAAAGGTTATTACTACGAGCCGACGGTCATCTCGGATGTTCAACAGGATTGGGAGATCGTGCAAAGCGAAGTGTTTGGTCCCGTCATCACCGTGCAGGAATTTGACAACGAAGAACAGGCGTTGCATTTCGGCAACGATGTGTTGTACGGCTTGGCGGCGTCTGTGTTCACCAAAGATGTCGGTCGCGCCATGCGGCTCACGAGTCAACTGGAGTTTGGCACGGTCTGGGTCAACGACCATTTGCCGATCACCTCCGAAACTCCGCACGGCGGGTTCAAACAATCGGGTTTCGGCAAGGATCTATCGGCGGAGGCGGTTGGCGATTATCAGATCACGAAGCATGTGATGGTTGCGCAGGGTTAG
- a CDS encoding ABC transporter ATP-binding protein yields the protein MTAEFAVELQDVVKKFITPEGNELNAVDHVTMQIKNGEFFSMLGSSGCGKTTSLRMIAGFEWPTEGEVYIEGKAMGRTPPFQRKVNTVFQSYALFQHLTVFQNIAFGLEMEGAQKDEIEKRVKHVLEMVQLTGMERRKPKQLSGGQQQRIAVARALVKVPDVLLLDEPLGALDLKLRKDMQLELKALQQQLGITFVYVTHDQEEAMTMSDRIAVMSKGKVQQMGTPVEIYERPANKFVADFIGESNFFDGRIKSLSKEEAVVSIPELNAEVTGIPVSPGLVNGEEITVSIRPEKVLISEKPMNQNTFKGKVTNTVYIGTDTHVYVDLMGKRVKVFEQNRISRLDPGSFYTVGQDVTLVMMPENVLVLKKE from the coding sequence ATGACAGCCGAGTTTGCAGTGGAATTGCAAGATGTCGTAAAGAAGTTCATCACGCCGGAGGGAAACGAACTGAATGCCGTTGATCACGTCACCATGCAGATCAAGAACGGCGAATTTTTCTCGATGCTCGGGTCGTCGGGGTGCGGCAAGACCACCTCGCTGAGAATGATCGCCGGGTTCGAGTGGCCCACCGAGGGGGAGGTGTATATCGAAGGAAAGGCGATGGGGCGCACGCCGCCTTTCCAAAGAAAGGTCAACACCGTATTCCAAAGCTATGCTCTCTTCCAGCATTTGACCGTTTTCCAGAACATTGCCTTCGGTCTGGAGATGGAAGGCGCGCAAAAGGATGAGATCGAGAAGCGCGTCAAGCATGTGTTGGAGATGGTCCAACTGACCGGCATGGAACGCCGCAAGCCCAAACAACTCTCCGGCGGTCAGCAACAGCGCATCGCGGTGGCGCGCGCGCTGGTCAAAGTGCCGGACGTGTTACTGCTCGATGAGCCGCTCGGCGCGTTGGATTTGAAACTGCGCAAAGACATGCAACTCGAACTCAAAGCGTTGCAACAGCAACTGGGCATCACCTTCGTCTACGTGACTCACGATCAGGAAGAAGCCATGACCATGTCCGACCGCATCGCCGTGATGAGCAAGGGCAAGGTCCAGCAGATGGGGACACCGGTGGAAATTTACGAACGCCCGGCGAACAAGTTCGTGGCAGACTTTATCGGGGAGTCGAACTTCTTCGATGGGCGAATCAAGTCGCTGTCGAAAGAGGAAGCGGTGGTTTCTATCCCCGAATTGAACGCCGAGGTGACCGGCATCCCCGTCTCACCGGGTTTGGTTAACGGAGAGGAAATCACAGTTTCGATCCGCCCGGAGAAAGTGCTGATCTCGGAGAAGCCGATGAATCAAAATACGTTCAAGGGCAAAGTGACGAACACGGTGTATATCGGCACCGACACGCACGTGTATGTGGACTTGATGGGGAAGCGCGTGAAAGTGTTCGAGCAGAATCGCATTTCGCGGCTCGACCCCGGCTCGTTCTACACGGTCGGGCAGGACGTGACGCTGGTGATGATGCCCGAAAATGTTCTCGTGTTGAAAAAGGAGTAG
- a CDS encoding aldehyde dehydrogenase family protein encodes MEYKLLIDGQWGGSGTPLEVKNKYSGETVGVVQTATKEDLNKAIDAAERAEDVMADMPAHKRADILLRVASLIRERSEDLSKTIAAEAGKALKFARAEVDRAQSTFTIAAEEAKRLHGETIPLDAVPSGEGFFGFWTRRPVGVIAAISPFNFPLNLVAHKVAPALAAGNTVVLKPATTTPLAAVKLCQILHEAGVPAGAINLVVGGGGTVGEWLITDERVDKITFTGSPEIGRHILAVAGIKKVTLELGNTSPVVVAPDADLDFVAKRCAVGAYYNSGQVCISVQRIYSEKKVFEPFSEKFVKATEAMVVGDPLDERVDVGPMIDSKEVDRIESWVNEAQGSGAKVLTGGKREGAVYYPTVLTNVESDMKVVAEETFGPVASVISSDDFETALKQANDSKFGLQVGVFTNDVNRVLKAVKRLNFGGVIVNDTPNFRADHMPYGGNRQSGLGREGLKFAMEDMTNIQLVAIRLGA; translated from the coding sequence ATGGAATACAAATTGTTGATTGACGGTCAATGGGGCGGGAGCGGGACTCCGCTGGAGGTGAAGAATAAATACAGCGGCGAAACGGTCGGTGTGGTTCAAACCGCCACTAAAGAGGATTTGAACAAAGCCATAGATGCCGCCGAACGCGCCGAAGATGTGATGGCAGATATGCCCGCGCACAAACGCGCCGATATTCTGTTGCGCGTGGCGAGTCTGATCCGCGAACGATCCGAGGATTTGTCAAAGACCATTGCCGCGGAGGCGGGCAAGGCGCTCAAGTTTGCGCGCGCCGAAGTGGATCGCGCTCAAAGCACGTTCACGATCGCTGCTGAGGAAGCAAAACGATTGCACGGCGAAACGATTCCGCTGGACGCGGTTCCAAGCGGCGAAGGATTCTTCGGATTCTGGACCCGCCGTCCCGTTGGTGTGATCGCGGCGATCAGTCCGTTCAATTTTCCCCTCAACCTGGTCGCGCATAAAGTGGCTCCCGCGCTCGCTGCGGGCAACACGGTGGTGTTGAAGCCCGCCACGACGACTCCGCTCGCGGCGGTGAAGTTGTGCCAAATTTTGCATGAGGCGGGAGTCCCTGCTGGGGCGATCAATCTCGTGGTCGGCGGCGGCGGGACGGTGGGCGAGTGGCTCATTACCGACGAGCGCGTGGACAAGATTACGTTCACGGGATCGCCTGAAATTGGTCGGCATATCTTGGCTGTGGCTGGAATCAAAAAAGTGACTCTCGAACTCGGCAACACATCACCTGTGGTCGTCGCGCCCGATGCGGATCTGGATTTCGTCGCCAAACGCTGCGCGGTCGGCGCATATTACAACTCGGGGCAGGTTTGTATTTCGGTGCAACGGATTTACAGCGAGAAGAAAGTGTTCGAACCGTTCTCGGAAAAGTTCGTCAAAGCGACGGAGGCAATGGTGGTGGGCGATCCGCTCGATGAGCGCGTGGATGTGGGACCGATGATCGACTCAAAGGAAGTGGATCGAATCGAAAGTTGGGTCAACGAGGCGCAAGGGTCGGGCGCGAAGGTGTTGACGGGCGGCAAACGCGAAGGCGCTGTATATTATCCGACGGTGCTCACGAACGTTGAATCGGATATGAAAGTTGTGGCGGAGGAAACGTTCGGTCCTGTGGCATCCGTCATTTCGAGCGATGATTTTGAAACGGCGTTGAAGCAAGCCAATGATTCAAAGTTTGGTTTGCAAGTCGGCGTTTTCACCAACGATGTGAACCGAGTGCTCAAAGCGGTAAAACGATTGAACTTCGGCGGTGTTATCGTCAATGACACGCCGAACTTCCGCGCCGATCACATGCCCTACGGCGGCAACCGCCAAAGCGGACTCGGGCGCGAGGGCTTGAAGTTTGCGATGGAAGATATGACGAATATTCAATTGGTGGCGATACGGTTGGGTGCGTAA
- a CDS encoding spermidine/putrescine ABC transporter substrate-binding protein, which yields MNHKSTMKWLGLVMAISLILTACGGGGEQPSEPQTTDGAKVTSSGFTCPEPSPRVEVTSTELNVFVWTEYFPQDMLDCFELVYGIKLNRDEYSSNEEMYAKVSAGGTAYDLVQPTDYIVPLMIRQGLLQEYDQAKLPNLKNIDTGWLDKSFDPGNKYSVPYLAGTDAIVVNTDAVDNVPQSWADLWKPEYAGKMVFIDDSRAVIGITLLTLGYDVNTTDPAQLDEAKAKLAELVANIKVFDSDSPKTALIAGDADLGMVWTGEAYIANQENPAIQYIYPTEGPILWQDNFVMLKDAAHADAAYAWLNYMMQGDIFWLTMRDFQYTNPNKAALEYAKANQPEVYSAYADSPITNPPAEVVANGHGIEDVGDATPLYDDIWVEVKGSN from the coding sequence ATGAATCACAAAAGCACCATGAAGTGGCTGGGATTGGTCATGGCAATCAGCCTGATCCTCACAGCCTGCGGCGGCGGAGGCGAACAACCTTCGGAGCCTCAAACAACAGACGGCGCAAAGGTTACCTCCAGCGGCTTTACATGCCCGGAGCCAAGCCCGCGCGTAGAAGTGACCTCGACCGAGTTGAACGTCTTCGTGTGGACGGAATACTTCCCGCAAGACATGCTCGATTGCTTCGAACTCGTCTACGGTATTAAGTTGAACCGCGATGAATATTCCAGCAACGAAGAAATGTACGCCAAGGTCTCTGCGGGCGGCACGGCGTACGATCTCGTCCAGCCGACCGACTACATCGTCCCATTGATGATCCGCCAGGGCTTGTTGCAAGAGTACGATCAAGCCAAACTGCCCAACTTGAAGAACATCGACACGGGCTGGTTGGACAAAAGCTTCGACCCGGGCAACAAATATAGCGTCCCCTACCTTGCCGGCACCGATGCGATCGTGGTGAATACCGACGCGGTTGATAACGTGCCCCAATCGTGGGCAGACCTGTGGAAACCGGAGTACGCCGGGAAGATGGTCTTCATTGACGATTCGCGCGCGGTCATCGGTATCACCCTCCTCACGCTTGGGTACGATGTCAACACCACCGACCCCGCTCAACTCGATGAAGCCAAGGCAAAACTGGCTGAACTCGTCGCCAATATCAAAGTGTTCGATAGCGATAGCCCCAAGACCGCGCTAATCGCCGGCGACGCGGACCTCGGCATGGTCTGGACCGGCGAGGCATATATCGCCAACCAGGAGAATCCAGCCATCCAATACATTTACCCGACCGAAGGTCCCATCCTTTGGCAGGATAACTTTGTGATGCTAAAAGACGCCGCTCACGCCGATGCGGCTTATGCCTGGCTGAACTACATGATGCAAGGCGATATCTTCTGGCTCACCATGCGCGATTTCCAATACACGAACCCGAACAAAGCCGCGTTGGAATACGCCAAAGCGAATCAACCGGAAGTGTATAGCGCCTACGCCGATTCGCCGATCACCAACCCGCCCGCCGAAGTCGTGGCGAACGGACACGGCATCGAAGATGTCGGCGACGCCACGCCGCTCTACGATGATATTTGGGTGGAAGTAAAAGGCAGCAACTAG
- a CDS encoding saccharopine dehydrogenase NADP-binding domain-containing protein: MRVLLVGVGGVGEAIAAIAKPREWMKLMVLADYNIKRAEEVQKKLGDAERFPIEAIDASKQESIEALAKKYNVDLIMNAVDPVFNKQIFDAAYNVGANYMDMAMTLSEPHPTDPFNKVGVKLGDYQFDKAKDWEKKGLLALVGFGVEPGMADVFARYAADHLFDEIDEIGVRDGGDLYVEGYKFAPTFSIWTTIEECLNPPVVYEEGKGWFTTAPFSEPEMFDFPEGIGKVEVVNVEHEEVLLVPRGIKNVKRVTFKYGLGDEFTDVLRTLHKLNLDNKEKIKVKGVEVSPRDVVAACLPDPAHLGDKMHGKTCAGTWVKGTKDGKQKEVYLYQVADNQECMSKWNCQAVVAQTAFTPVIAMELLEKGIWKGAGVLGPEAFDPIPFMERMAEYGFPYGIR, from the coding sequence ATGCGAGTCTTACTCGTAGGGGTTGGGGGAGTGGGGGAAGCCATTGCCGCCATTGCAAAACCACGTGAGTGGATGAAGTTAATGGTGCTTGCCGATTACAACATCAAACGCGCCGAGGAGGTGCAAAAGAAATTGGGGGATGCGGAACGATTCCCGATCGAAGCGATTGACGCCAGCAAACAGGAAAGCATCGAAGCGCTGGCGAAGAAATACAACGTTGACCTCATTATGAACGCGGTGGACCCCGTATTCAACAAACAAATTTTCGACGCGGCGTACAATGTTGGCGCGAACTACATGGATATGGCGATGACCCTCTCCGAGCCGCATCCGACCGACCCATTCAATAAGGTTGGAGTCAAACTCGGCGATTATCAGTTCGATAAAGCGAAGGATTGGGAGAAAAAAGGTCTGCTCGCCCTCGTCGGTTTCGGCGTGGAACCTGGCATGGCAGATGTGTTCGCGCGTTACGCGGCAGATCATCTCTTCGACGAGATTGACGAGATCGGCGTGCGCGACGGCGGCGACCTGTATGTGGAAGGCTACAAATTCGCGCCGACATTTTCAATTTGGACGACGATTGAAGAATGTTTGAATCCGCCCGTTGTGTACGAGGAAGGCAAAGGCTGGTTCACCACCGCACCGTTCTCCGAACCCGAAATGTTCGACTTCCCCGAAGGCATCGGCAAAGTGGAAGTGGTCAACGTGGAGCATGAGGAAGTCCTGCTTGTGCCGCGTGGAATCAAGAATGTCAAACGTGTCACATTCAAATACGGTCTCGGCGATGAATTCACTGATGTGTTGCGGACCCTTCACAAGTTAAATTTAGACAACAAGGAAAAGATCAAAGTCAAAGGAGTCGAAGTCTCACCGCGCGATGTGGTCGCCGCGTGCCTGCCCGATCCCGCGCACCTCGGCGACAAGATGCACGGCAAAACCTGCGCAGGGACGTGGGTGAAAGGCACAAAAGATGGAAAGCAAAAAGAAGTTTACCTTTATCAAGTCGCCGATAATCAAGAGTGCATGAGCAAGTGGAACTGCCAGGCGGTCGTCGCGCAGACCGCGTTCACGCCCGTCATCGCGATGGAGTTACTCGAAAAAGGAATCTGGAAGGGCGCGGGCGTGCTGGGACCCGAAGCGTTCGATCCGATCCCGTTTATGGAGCGGATGGCGGAGTATGGGTTTCCGTATGGGATTCGGTAG
- a CDS encoding ABC transporter permease, translated as MLKRLRENKSAQGTLLASPTMLWMIGLLIIPLLLTLVVSFGQRSPDGDVIYSFSLDNYIRLLGYSTDCDNGQASCFDPLYLQILWRSLSLAFNTTALVILLAYPLAYFIARAHPLRRNTFLFMVLIPLWTNFVIRVYAWMMLLRTQGVINLGLGWLAGLFNIPFTPLEMLYTPGAVLVGMVYEFLPFMILPIYTSLEKIDNSLYEAAADLGANGLKTFARVTLPLSMPGVVAGTILVFIPVMGTFIVSDILGGRQVILVGNLIQRQFLDARDPTFGSAASLILMIMTLIVTYFYTRKFGFGEEIVAA; from the coding sequence ATGTTGAAACGATTGCGTGAGAATAAATCGGCGCAAGGCACGCTGTTGGCAAGCCCAACCATGTTGTGGATGATCGGCTTGTTGATCATCCCGCTGTTGCTTACTTTGGTTGTTTCTTTCGGGCAACGCAGCCCCGACGGCGATGTGATCTATTCGTTCTCGCTGGATAATTACATTCGCCTGCTCGGCTACAGCACGGATTGCGACAATGGACAGGCTTCATGCTTCGACCCATTGTATCTGCAGATTCTTTGGCGTTCGCTGTCGCTGGCGTTCAACACAACGGCGCTGGTGATCCTTTTGGCTTACCCGCTGGCGTATTTTATCGCGCGCGCACATCCCTTGCGTCGGAACACCTTTTTGTTCATGGTCTTGATTCCGCTGTGGACGAACTTCGTCATCCGCGTGTATGCGTGGATGATGTTACTGCGCACGCAAGGCGTGATCAATTTGGGTTTGGGCTGGCTGGCGGGCTTGTTCAACATCCCTTTCACGCCGTTGGAAATGTTGTACACGCCGGGCGCTGTGTTGGTGGGCATGGTCTACGAATTTCTGCCGTTCATGATCCTGCCGATCTACACTTCCCTTGAAAAAATTGACAACTCCTTATATGAAGCCGCGGCCGATCTCGGCGCGAACGGACTCAAAACCTTTGCGCGGGTCACGCTTCCGCTCTCGATGCCGGGCGTGGTGGCTGGCACCATTTTGGTGTTCATCCCGGTGATGGGCACCTTCATCGTCTCCGATATTCTCGGCGGAAGGCAGGTGATTCTGGTGGGCAACCTGATCCAACGTCAATTTCTCGACGCGCGCGACCCAACCTTCGGCAGCGCCGCTTCGTTGATCCTGATGATCATGACCCTGATCGTGACGTATTTCTACACGCGCAAATTCGGCTTCGGAGAGGAGATCGTTGCGGCATGA
- a CDS encoding universal stress protein produces the protein MIKKILLPTDGSEHAAKTVKYASDLAKTLNASVEVMYAYQSSVVLRKRAAAMTEEYKQALSEDAKEIVEEVAEKLKADGIAVSAVVVEGPAAEAILRAAEESQPDLIVMGSRGAGGFANMLLGGVAEHVMRYSTTPVLVVK, from the coding sequence ATGATCAAAAAAATCTTATTACCAACCGACGGCTCGGAACACGCGGCGAAAACGGTGAAGTACGCCAGCGATCTGGCGAAGACCTTGAATGCCAGCGTGGAAGTGATGTATGCCTACCAATCGTCTGTTGTGTTGCGCAAACGCGCCGCCGCCATGACGGAAGAATATAAGCAAGCCCTCTCGGAAGACGCGAAAGAGATTGTCGAAGAAGTGGCTGAAAAACTCAAGGCGGATGGCATCGCAGTCTCTGCCGTTGTGGTGGAGGGTCCCGCGGCGGAGGCCATCCTGCGCGCCGCGGAAGAGTCACAGCCAGATTTGATCGTGATGGGCTCGCGCGGCGCAGGCGGCTTCGCCAACATGCTGTTAGGCGGCGTCGCGGAGCATGTGATGCGTTATTCCACAACGCCTGTGCTGGTTGTGAAATAG
- a CDS encoding ABC transporter permease yields MNPHRRHPFIFSTAMLVYVFLYAPIIVLILFSFNASRANVTFEGFVPTFSDKTVMDGSLVIASPCGPFHWFCELAKDKDVAEAAGNTLTIAIVSTLISSVIGTMAALALQRYEFKLKPFSQLSLYIPIVIPEIVMGIGILTLFSQLFGVINGSLGLTGDSRLSMGLGTVIVSHIAFSVPFVTLVVQARLQGFDKSYEEAAMDLGANEWTTFRRVTFPMILPGVLSGALLAFTLSLDDFVITFFTNGPGSTTLPIYVYGLLRRIITPQVNALSTVWILTVFSVVLILQWLQNREAKQH; encoded by the coding sequence ATGAACCCCCATCGTCGTCACCCCTTTATCTTTTCTACGGCAATGTTGGTGTATGTGTTTTTATATGCGCCGATCATTGTGCTGATTCTGTTCTCGTTCAACGCGTCGCGGGCGAACGTCACGTTTGAAGGATTCGTTCCGACCTTTAGCGACAAAACCGTGATGGACGGCAGTCTGGTCATTGCCAGCCCGTGCGGACCGTTCCACTGGTTTTGCGAACTTGCAAAAGACAAGGATGTCGCCGAGGCGGCGGGGAATACCCTCACGATTGCCATCGTCTCCACCCTGATTTCCTCGGTCATCGGCACCATGGCGGCGTTGGCGCTTCAACGCTACGAGTTTAAACTTAAACCCTTCTCGCAACTTTCGCTATACATCCCCATCGTCATACCAGAGATCGTGATGGGTATCGGCATCCTGACGCTCTTCAGTCAGTTGTTCGGTGTCATCAACGGTTCGCTCGGTTTGACGGGCGATTCGAGACTCAGCATGGGCTTGGGTACCGTCATCGTCAGCCACATCGCCTTTAGCGTTCCGTTCGTGACTCTCGTTGTGCAGGCGCGTTTGCAGGGCTTCGACAAATCCTACGAAGAAGCCGCCATGGACCTCGGCGCCAACGAATGGACGACGTTCCGCCGCGTCACCTTCCCCATGATCCTGCCCGGCGTTCTTTCCGGCGCGTTGCTGGCGTTCACCCTGTCGCTCGACGATTTCGTCATCACCTTCTTCACCAACGGGCCGGGCTCAACAACATTGCCAATTTACGTCTACGGTCTGCTTCGCAGGATCATCACGCCGCAGGTCAACGCCCTGTCCACTGTTTGGATTCTGACAGTCTTTTCCGTGGTGTTGATTTTGCAATGGCTCCAAAACCGCGAGGCGAAACAGCATTAA